The following coding sequences are from one uncultured Bacteroides sp. window:
- a CDS encoding MATE family efflux transporter, producing MPQQNNPHTLGSENIGKLLIQYSIPAIIGMTITSLYNIIDSIFIGHGVGPMAISGLAITFPFMNLVMAFCTLVSGGGATISSIRLGEKDLKGATSVLGNTLMLCIINAAFFGILAYHFLDEILYFFGASAITLPYARDFMQVILIGTPISYIMIGLNNVMRATGYPKKAMLTSAVTVLANVILAPLFIFHFHWGIRGAAIATVLSQFIGMVWVLSHFINQNSYVHLARNFWKMNIRIVGQIFSIGMAPFLMNLCTCTIIIVINVNLQKYGGDMAVGAYGIINRLMTLFVMTVMGLAMGLQPIIGYNYGAKNMPRVMKALRLGILTGVTITSSGFLICELFPHAVSSMFTNDLELINMAASGLRITIMLFPFVGCQIIISNFFQSIGKAKVSVFLSLSRQLVYLLPFLVILPQYYGVKGIWMSMPTSDFFAFFTAIISLGIYLHYLRRSNLQKNM from the coding sequence ATGCCTCAACAAAACAACCCTCATACTTTAGGTTCTGAAAATATTGGAAAACTATTAATACAATACTCCATACCTGCCATTATAGGTATGACAATCACTTCCCTTTACAACATAATAGATAGCATTTTTATAGGACACGGTGTTGGGCCAATGGCTATTTCAGGATTAGCTATAACTTTTCCTTTTATGAACTTAGTTATGGCCTTTTGCACTCTTGTATCAGGAGGAGGAGCTACCATCTCTTCTATCCGTTTAGGAGAGAAAGATTTAAAAGGAGCTACCTCTGTACTAGGGAATACCCTCATGTTATGCATCATCAATGCTGCTTTTTTTGGTATTTTGGCTTACCATTTTCTCGACGAAATTCTTTATTTTTTTGGAGCAAGCGCAATAACTCTTCCTTATGCGAGAGATTTTATGCAAGTCATCCTCATAGGAACCCCCATATCTTATATCATGATCGGATTAAATAATGTGATGCGCGCTACCGGATACCCCAAAAAAGCAATGCTTACTTCGGCTGTTACGGTATTAGCCAATGTCATCCTTGCTCCACTTTTCATATTCCATTTCCATTGGGGCATCAGAGGTGCCGCTATTGCCACTGTCCTCTCCCAATTCATTGGTATGGTGTGGGTTTTGAGCCATTTTATAAACCAAAATAGCTACGTGCATTTGGCACGGAACTTTTGGAAAATGAATATTCGCATTGTAGGACAGATTTTTTCAATCGGTATGGCCCCTTTTCTAATGAATCTATGCACATGTACAATTATAATTGTTATTAACGTTAATCTGCAAAAGTATGGAGGTGATATGGCCGTAGGTGCTTACGGCATTATCAACAGATTAATGACTCTCTTTGTAATGACCGTAATGGGACTTGCTATGGGCTTACAACCAATCATAGGTTATAATTATGGTGCTAAAAATATGCCTCGTGTGATGAAAGCATTACGTTTGGGTATTCTAACAGGAGTAACAATCACCAGTAGTGGGTTCCTCATCTGCGAATTGTTTCCTCATGCTGTATCAAGCATGTTTACCAATGATCTTGAGCTAATAAATATGGCCGCATCCGGATTACGAATTACGATTATGCTTTTCCCCTTTGTGGGTTGTCAGATTATCATATCCAACTTTTTCCAAAGTATAGGAAAAGCCAAAGTAAGCGTATTCCTTTCACTATCCAGACAATTAGTTTATTTACTACCTTTCCTTGTTATCCTACCTCAATACTATGGTGTTAAAGGTATATGGATGAGTATGCCAACATCCGACTTTTTCGCTTTCTTCACAGCAATAATAAGCCTAGGCATTTATTTGCATTATCTACGCCGCAGTAATTTGCAAAAGAATATGTAA
- a CDS encoding Crp/Fnr family transcriptional regulator: protein MLEKLLSNSLFHNITTSDLQKDFEGLTYRIKEYHKNEILASQGDICNRLVILIEGSVRGEMIDDSGRLIKIEDIVAPRAIAPLFLFGTANRYPVEVTANEASKAIVIPKEGILKLFRRNETFLENYMNLSANYARTLAEKLFFLSFKTIRQKLASYLLRLSQQQNTVLMDRPQQELADYFGISRPSLARELGKMQDDGLIIADRKHITILNREILKSIIK from the coding sequence ATGCTTGAAAAATTATTATCCAATTCCCTCTTTCATAATATTACCACCTCTGATCTTCAAAAAGATTTTGAAGGGCTTACCTATCGTATAAAAGAATATCACAAGAATGAAATACTGGCTAGTCAGGGAGACATATGTAATCGACTAGTAATCCTTATCGAGGGAAGTGTGCGTGGTGAAATGATTGATGATTCAGGTAGACTTATTAAAATAGAAGATATTGTAGCACCTAGGGCAATTGCTCCTTTATTTCTTTTCGGCACAGCTAATCGATATCCTGTTGAAGTTACAGCCAATGAAGCTAGCAAAGCTATCGTTATTCCTAAAGAGGGTATTTTAAAATTATTTCGCCGAAACGAAACTTTTTTGGAAAATTACATGAATTTATCAGCTAATTATGCCAGAACACTCGCTGAGAAACTTTTTTTTCTCTCTTTCAAGACCATTCGTCAAAAATTAGCATCTTATTTACTACGGCTATCTCAACAACAAAATACCGTTCTAATGGATAGGCCTCAACAAGAGTTAGCTGATTATTTTGGTATTTCCCGTCCTTCTTTAGCTAGAGAATTAGGAAAGATGCAAGATGACGGTCTTATTATTGCTGACAGGAAACATATCACAATATTGAATAGAGAAATTTTAAAATCTATAATAAAATAG
- a CDS encoding C-GCAxxG-C-C family protein: MEDLENLEERIERANELFKSGYNCSQSVVAAFADMYDFTEEQALRMSASFGGGIGRMRETCGAACGMFLLAGLEKGTVEPKDRKGKAANYALVQELAAEFKKRNGSLICAELLGLKGKEPIVSTPEERTRQYYAKRPCPKMVEEAAKIWVDYLSNKGK, translated from the coding sequence ATGGAAGATCTAGAAAATTTAGAAGAACGAATAGAGCGAGCTAATGAACTATTTAAAAGTGGTTATAACTGCTCGCAATCTGTAGTGGCAGCTTTTGCTGATATGTATGATTTTACTGAAGAACAGGCTTTACGCATGTCGGCTTCTTTTGGTGGAGGAATAGGTCGAATGCGCGAAACTTGTGGGGCTGCATGTGGTATGTTTTTGCTTGCGGGTTTAGAGAAGGGAACTGTTGAACCCAAAGATAGAAAGGGTAAAGCAGCCAATTATGCACTAGTTCAGGAGTTAGCTGCTGAATTTAAGAAAAGAAACGGCTCTTTGATCTGTGCCGAATTATTAGGGCTTAAGGGAAAAGAACCCATTGTTTCTACTCCTGAAGAGAGAACACGGCAATATTATGCCAAAAGACCTTGCCCTAAGATGGTTGAAGAAGCTGCTAAAATATGGGTAGATTACCTTTCTAATAAGGGAAAATAG
- a CDS encoding Nramp family divalent metal transporter yields MRNIFQDFKRRDHKRHLGGLDIFRYIGPGLLVTVGFIDPGNWASNFAAGSEFGYTLLWVVTLSTIMLIVLQHNVAHLGIVTGLCLSEAATQYTPKWVSRPILGTAVLASISTSLAEILGGAIALQMLFGMSIIWGAILTTIFVCIMLFTNSYKKIERSIIAFVSVIGLSFIYELFLVEIDWPLAIQGWIVPSIPHGSMLIVMSVLGAVVMPHNLFLHSEVIQSHQYNKKDDASIKKVLKYELFDTLFSMIVGWAINSAMILLAAATFFRNGIRVDELQQAKSLLEPLLGSNAAIVFALALLMAGISSTITSGMAAGSIFSGIFGESYHIKDIHSLFGVILSLGLALLIIFFISDPFKGLIISQMILSIQLPFTVFLQVGLTSSSKVMGKYVNSKWSTFVLYSIAVIVSVLNIMLLFS; encoded by the coding sequence ATGCGAAATATATTTCAGGATTTCAAAAGAAGAGATCACAAGCGTCATTTAGGCGGATTAGATATTTTCAGATATATCGGTCCAGGATTATTGGTTACAGTGGGATTCATTGATCCGGGAAATTGGGCGTCAAATTTTGCCGCCGGTTCTGAATTTGGTTATACATTGCTTTGGGTTGTTACCCTATCTACAATTATGCTCATTGTTCTTCAGCACAATGTGGCGCATTTAGGAATTGTTACCGGACTCTGTTTGTCGGAGGCTGCTACACAATATACTCCTAAATGGGTGTCTCGACCGATATTAGGTACAGCCGTATTAGCTTCCATATCTACTTCTTTAGCAGAAATTTTGGGTGGAGCAATTGCTCTACAAATGTTATTTGGTATGTCTATTATATGGGGAGCAATACTTACGACGATCTTTGTCTGTATTATGCTTTTTACGAATTCATATAAGAAGATAGAGCGCTCTATTATTGCTTTTGTCTCTGTAATAGGCCTTTCGTTTATTTATGAGCTTTTTTTAGTGGAGATAGATTGGCCTCTTGCTATTCAAGGTTGGATTGTTCCTTCTATTCCTCATGGCAGTATGCTAATTGTTATGAGTGTTTTGGGAGCTGTTGTTATGCCTCATAATTTGTTTCTGCATTCAGAGGTTATCCAGAGCCATCAGTACAATAAAAAAGATGATGCATCTATAAAGAAAGTGTTGAAATATGAATTGTTTGATACTCTCTTCTCTATGATAGTAGGTTGGGCTATCAATAGTGCTATGATTCTTTTGGCTGCAGCTACTTTTTTTAGAAACGGTATTCGCGTGGACGAATTGCAACAGGCGAAGTCTTTACTTGAACCTCTATTAGGTAGCAATGCCGCTATTGTCTTTGCCTTGGCTCTGTTAATGGCTGGAATTTCTTCTACAATTACAAGCGGAATGGCTGCCGGTTCTATCTTTTCGGGAATCTTTGGGGAGTCTTATCATATAAAAGATATTCATTCTCTCTTTGGAGTTATTCTCTCCTTAGGACTGGCTTTGTTAATTATTTTTTTTATCTCCGATCCTTTTAAAGGGTTGATCATTTCTCAAATGATATTAAGTATTCAGTTGCCTTTTACTGTATTTCTGCAAGTGGGGTTAACCTCATCTAGTAAGGTTATGGGTAAGTATGTAAATAGCAAGTGGAGTACCTTTGTATTATATTCTATAGCAGTTATAGTGTCGGTTCTGAATATAATGCTGTTATTCTCATAA
- a CDS encoding TIGR03905 family TSCPD domain-containing protein, which produces MKYTYKTQGTCSTNIELDVEDNIVKEVAFWGGCNGNLQGISRLVTGMPVVKVIETLEGVRCGRRSTSCPDQLCKALHEMGY; this is translated from the coding sequence ATGAAATATACTTATAAAACTCAGGGTACTTGTAGTACTAATATTGAACTGGATGTAGAAGATAATATTGTGAAAGAAGTGGCTTTTTGGGGCGGTTGTAATGGCAATTTGCAAGGAATCTCTCGTTTGGTAACGGGTATGCCAGTTGTTAAAGTCATTGAGACGTTGGAAGGTGTCCGTTGCGGTAGAAGATCTACCTCTTGTCCCGACCAACTTTGTAAAGCTCTTCATGAAATGGGATATTGA
- a CDS encoding YebC/PmpR family DNA-binding transcriptional regulator, which yields MGRAFEYRKATKMKRWGNMARTFTRIGKQIAIAVKAGGPDAENNPHLRAVIANAKRENMPKDNVERAIKNAMGKDQKDYKEMVYEGYGPFGIAVLVETATDNTTRTVANVRSVFNKFAGTLGTSGSLDFMFSHKSVFTIAKKEGMSVEDLILDLIDFGVDEDVEEDDEEITLYGEFQSFNMIQKYLEENEYEIKSSEFTRIPTDEKELNAEQRATIEKMVERLEDDEDVQNVYTNMKPEVEEE from the coding sequence ATGGGAAGAGCGTTTGAATATAGAAAAGCGACGAAAATGAAGAGATGGGGCAATATGGCCCGCACATTCACGAGAATAGGTAAGCAGATAGCTATTGCTGTAAAGGCAGGCGGTCCTGATGCTGAGAATAATCCTCATTTAAGAGCGGTTATTGCTAATGCTAAGCGTGAAAACATGCCTAAGGATAATGTGGAGCGTGCTATAAAGAATGCAATGGGGAAAGACCAAAAAGACTATAAAGAGATGGTCTATGAAGGATACGGACCTTTTGGTATTGCTGTATTGGTAGAAACGGCGACTGATAATACTACTCGTACTGTTGCTAATGTACGTAGTGTATTTAATAAGTTTGCTGGAACGCTTGGAACATCAGGAAGTTTGGACTTTATGTTTAGTCATAAATCCGTATTTACTATCGCCAAGAAAGAAGGGATGTCTGTTGAAGATCTTATTTTGGATTTGATTGATTTTGGAGTGGATGAAGATGTGGAAGAAGATGATGAAGAAATAACCTTGTATGGAGAATTCCAGTCATTCAACATGATTCAAAAATATCTTGAAGAAAATGAATATGAGATAAAGAGTTCTGAATTTACTCGTATACCGACAGATGAAAAAGAATTGAATGCAGAGCAACGTGCTACAATTGAAAAAATGGTGGAACGTTTGGAGGATGATGAAGATGTTCAAAATGTATATACTAACATGAAACCTGAAGTAGAAGAAGAGTAA